One Streptomyces sp. ML-6 genomic region harbors:
- a CDS encoding cobalamin biosynthesis protein, protein MRADRVFAYGAAAGLLGDLLLGDPRRGHPVAGFGRAVANVERRLWHDHRGWGALHALVCAGGVAGGAALVARALRDRPAASLALTAATTWSVVGGTSLGREARAIGDALAAGDIELARERLPHLCGRDPQSLDGPQIARAVVESVAENTSDAVVGALVWGALGGVPGLAGFRAVNTLDAMVGHKSPRYRRYGWASARLDDLAGWPGARLTALLAVAAGGRPGAAARAWRADAGRHPSPNAGPVEAAFAGALGVRLGGTLAYGGRVEHRPVLNGEAGRAVEGADIERAVRLSRRVGVLALGVCVAGRFGVSLAARRIAGRRTAVPDVAGPRVLGPRTPGSRTPGRRNP, encoded by the coding sequence GTGCGAGCCGACCGCGTCTTCGCGTACGGCGCCGCCGCCGGTCTGCTCGGCGACCTGCTGCTCGGTGACCCCCGCAGGGGGCACCCGGTGGCCGGGTTCGGGCGGGCCGTGGCGAACGTCGAGCGCCGTCTGTGGCACGACCACCGCGGGTGGGGCGCGCTGCACGCCCTCGTCTGCGCCGGAGGCGTCGCGGGCGGTGCCGCGCTGGTCGCCCGCGCCCTGCGCGACCGCCCCGCCGCCTCCCTCGCGCTGACCGCCGCCACCACCTGGTCCGTCGTCGGCGGCACGTCCCTGGGCCGCGAGGCACGGGCCATCGGCGACGCCCTGGCGGCCGGCGACATCGAGCTGGCCCGCGAACGGCTGCCGCATCTGTGCGGGCGCGACCCGCAGTCCCTCGACGGGCCGCAGATCGCCCGCGCCGTGGTGGAGTCCGTGGCCGAGAACACCTCCGACGCCGTGGTCGGCGCCCTGGTGTGGGGCGCGCTGGGCGGGGTGCCGGGGCTGGCCGGTTTCCGGGCCGTCAACACCCTGGACGCCATGGTCGGCCACAAGTCGCCCCGGTACCGGCGCTACGGCTGGGCCTCGGCCCGCCTCGACGACCTCGCGGGCTGGCCCGGCGCCCGGCTCACCGCCCTGCTCGCCGTGGCCGCGGGCGGCCGTCCGGGTGCGGCGGCACGGGCCTGGCGGGCCGATGCCGGCCGGCACCCGAGCCCCAACGCGGGCCCGGTGGAGGCCGCGTTCGCGGGCGCGCTCGGCGTACGGCTCGGCGGGACCCTCGCGTACGGCGGCCGGGTCGAGCACCGTCCCGTGCTCAACGGGGAGGCCGGCCGGGCGGTGGAGGGCGCGGACATCGAGCGCGCGGTGCGGCTGTCGCGCCGGGTGGGCGTGCTGGCCCTGGGCGTGTGCGTGGCGGGCCGGTTCGGCGTGTCGCTCGCCGCCCGGCGGATCGCGGGCCGCCGGACGGCCGTGCCGGACGTGGCAGGACCTCGCGTCCTCGGCCCTCGCACCCCAGGATCTCGCACTCCAGGACGGAGAAACCCATGA
- a CDS encoding cobyric acid synthase, with translation MSGGLLIAGTTSDAGKSVVTAGICRWLVRRGVKVAPFKAQNMSLNSFVTQEGAEIGRAQAMQARAARVEPSALMNPVLLKPGGDRSSQVVLMGRPVGEMSARGYHGGRQEALFSTVVDCLEQLRGTYDAVICEGAGSPAEINLRRTDIVNMGVARAAGFPVVVVGDIDRGGVFASFFGTTALLAPEDQSLIAGYLVNKFRGDVSLLEPGLEMLRGLTGRGTYGVLPFAHGLGIDEEDGLRVSLRGAVRESVVAPPHGEDVLRVAVCAVPLMSNFTDVDALAAEPGVVVRFVDRAEELSDADLVVVPGTRGTVKALAWLRERGLADALVRRAAEGLPVLGICGGFQVLGEHIEDEVESRAGRVEGLGLLPVRIRFDREKTLARPVGEALGAPVEGYEIHHGVADVRGGEPFLDGCRVGAVWGTHWHGSLESDAFRRRFLAEVARAAGRRFVPAPDTVFGVLREEQLDRLGDLIEEHADTDALLRLIESGAPSGLPFLPPGAPAASGTRA, from the coding sequence ATGAGCGGCGGGCTGCTGATCGCCGGAACCACCTCCGACGCCGGCAAGAGCGTCGTCACCGCGGGCATCTGCCGCTGGCTGGTGCGCCGGGGCGTGAAGGTGGCGCCCTTCAAGGCGCAGAACATGTCGCTGAACTCGTTCGTCACCCAGGAGGGCGCCGAGATCGGACGGGCCCAGGCCATGCAGGCCCGGGCCGCCCGGGTGGAGCCGTCCGCGCTGATGAACCCGGTCCTGCTCAAGCCCGGCGGCGACCGCTCCAGCCAGGTCGTCCTGATGGGCAGGCCGGTCGGCGAGATGAGCGCGCGCGGCTACCACGGCGGCCGGCAGGAGGCGCTGTTCTCCACGGTCGTGGACTGCCTGGAGCAGCTGCGGGGCACGTATGACGCGGTGATCTGCGAAGGGGCGGGCAGTCCGGCCGAGATCAATCTGCGGCGCACGGACATCGTGAACATGGGCGTCGCGCGGGCGGCGGGCTTTCCCGTGGTGGTGGTCGGCGACATCGACCGCGGCGGGGTCTTCGCCTCGTTCTTCGGCACGACGGCGCTGCTGGCCCCCGAGGACCAGTCGCTGATCGCGGGCTACCTGGTGAACAAGTTCCGCGGCGACGTGTCGCTGCTGGAGCCGGGCCTGGAGATGCTGCGCGGGCTCACCGGGCGGGGGACGTACGGGGTGCTGCCCTTCGCCCACGGCCTCGGCATCGACGAGGAGGACGGCCTGCGGGTCTCGCTGCGCGGCGCCGTGCGCGAGTCGGTCGTCGCCCCGCCGCACGGCGAGGACGTGCTGCGGGTCGCGGTGTGCGCGGTGCCCCTGATGTCGAACTTCACCGACGTGGACGCGCTGGCCGCCGAACCCGGCGTCGTCGTCCGGTTCGTGGACCGGGCCGAGGAGCTGTCCGACGCCGACCTCGTGGTGGTGCCGGGGACCCGCGGCACCGTGAAGGCGCTGGCCTGGCTGCGCGAGCGCGGTCTCGCCGACGCGCTGGTGCGGCGCGCGGCCGAGGGCTTGCCGGTCCTCGGCATCTGCGGCGGCTTCCAGGTGCTCGGCGAGCACATCGAGGACGAGGTCGAGTCCCGTGCGGGCCGGGTCGAGGGCCTGGGCCTGCTGCCCGTGCGCATCCGCTTCGACCGCGAGAAGACCCTCGCCCGCCCCGTCGGCGAGGCGCTCGGCGCGCCCGTGGAGGGGTACGAGATCCACCACGGCGTCGCGGACGTGCGCGGCGGGGAGCCGTTCCTGGACGGGTGCCGGGTCGGCGCCGTGTGGGGCACCCACTGGCACGGCTCGTTGGAGAGCGACGCGTTCCGCCGCCGCTTCCTGGCCGAGGTGGCGCGGGCTGCGGGCCGGCGTTTCGTGCCCGCCCCCGACACCGTCTTCGGCGTGCTGCGGGAGGAGCAGCTGGACCGGCTCGGCGACCTGATCGAGGAACACGCCGACACCGACGCGCTGCTGCGGCTCATCGAGTCGGGCGCGCCGTCGGGCCTGCCCTTCCTCCCGCCGGGCGCGCCCGCGGCATCCGGGACGCGCGCATGA
- a CDS encoding putative cobaltochelatase, with protein MSTPYPFTAIVGQDDLRLGLLLNAVSPAVGGVLVRGEKGTAKSTAVRALAALMPDVPVVPGCRFSCDPASPDPACPDGPHEAGDGVSRGARMVELPVGASEDRLVGALDIERALAEGVKAFEPGLLAAANRGILYVDEVNLLHDHLVDVLLDAAAMGASYVEREGVSVRHAARFLLVGTMNPEEGELRPQLLDRFGLTVEVAASRDTDQRVEVVRRRLAYDADPGGFAAEWAAEEGALRERIAAARALLPEVRLGDGALRQIAATCAAFEVDGMRADIVMARTATALAAWAGRTDVLAEDVRQAALLALPHRRRRNPFDAPGLDEDKLDDTLEQNGGGDEDPDPDGPGGGGRPPHDGGPDTPPQPEGEATDTPAPSVPEQDRGQEQEQGRGRPAGGGEQQPVGATEPFRTRMLSVPGLGEGAAGRRSRARTEHGRTTGSRQPRGALTKLHLAATVQAAAPHQRARGRSGPGLVVRRDDLRQATREGREGNLVLFVVDASGSMAARQRMGAVKGAVLSLLLDAYQRRDKVGLVTFRGREAEVALPPTSSVDAAAARLELLPTGGRTPVAAGLLKAHEVLRVERLRDPSRRPLLVVVTDGRATGGPDAVALAARAARLHEAQGIASVVVDCESGPVRLGLAGVLARELGGSAVTLDELRADSIAGLVKDVQETNRRAA; from the coding sequence GTGAGTACGCCGTACCCCTTCACCGCCATCGTCGGACAGGACGACCTCCGGCTCGGGCTGCTGCTGAACGCCGTGTCGCCCGCCGTCGGCGGGGTGCTGGTGCGGGGCGAGAAGGGCACCGCCAAGTCCACCGCCGTGCGGGCGCTCGCCGCGCTCATGCCGGACGTCCCGGTGGTCCCCGGGTGCCGTTTCTCGTGCGACCCGGCGTCGCCCGACCCGGCGTGTCCGGACGGCCCGCACGAGGCCGGGGACGGCGTGTCGCGGGGGGCCCGGATGGTGGAGCTGCCCGTCGGCGCGTCCGAGGACCGGCTGGTCGGGGCGCTCGACATCGAGCGGGCGCTCGCCGAGGGCGTCAAGGCGTTCGAGCCCGGCCTGCTGGCCGCCGCGAACCGGGGCATCCTGTACGTCGACGAGGTGAACCTGCTCCACGACCACCTGGTCGACGTCCTGCTCGACGCCGCCGCCATGGGCGCCTCGTACGTGGAGCGCGAGGGCGTCTCCGTGCGGCACGCGGCGCGGTTCCTGCTCGTCGGCACGATGAACCCCGAGGAGGGCGAGCTGCGTCCGCAGCTGCTCGACCGGTTCGGGCTGACCGTCGAGGTCGCCGCGTCCCGCGACACCGACCAGCGGGTCGAGGTCGTGCGGCGGCGCCTGGCGTACGACGCCGACCCGGGGGGTTTCGCCGCCGAGTGGGCCGCCGAGGAGGGCGCCCTGCGGGAGCGGATCGCCGCCGCGCGGGCGCTGCTGCCCGAAGTGCGGCTCGGGGACGGGGCGTTGCGGCAGATCGCGGCGACGTGCGCGGCCTTCGAGGTCGACGGGATGCGCGCGGACATCGTCATGGCGCGGACCGCCACCGCGCTGGCCGCGTGGGCGGGCCGCACGGACGTGCTGGCCGAGGACGTGCGGCAGGCCGCCCTGCTCGCGCTCCCCCACCGCCGCAGGCGCAACCCGTTCGACGCGCCGGGGCTGGACGAGGACAAGCTCGACGACACGCTGGAGCAGAACGGCGGCGGGGACGAGGACCCGGATCCGGACGGCCCCGGTGGCGGCGGCCGGCCCCCGCACGACGGCGGCCCCGACACGCCGCCGCAGCCCGAGGGGGAGGCCACCGACACGCCCGCCCCGTCCGTGCCCGAGCAGGACCGGGGGCAGGAGCAGGAGCAGGGGCGGGGTCGGCCGGCCGGGGGCGGGGAGCAACAACCGGTGGGCGCCACCGAGCCGTTCCGCACCCGGATGCTGAGCGTGCCCGGCCTGGGCGAGGGCGCGGCGGGGAGGCGGTCCCGGGCGCGTACCGAGCACGGGCGCACGACCGGTTCCCGGCAGCCGCGGGGCGCCCTGACCAAGCTTCATCTGGCGGCGACCGTGCAGGCCGCCGCCCCGCACCAGCGGGCGCGCGGCCGTTCGGGGCCGGGGCTGGTGGTGCGGCGGGACGATCTGCGGCAGGCGACGCGGGAGGGGCGCGAGGGCAATCTCGTGCTCTTCGTGGTGGACGCCTCCGGCTCGATGGCGGCCCGGCAGCGGATGGGCGCGGTGAAGGGTGCGGTGCTCTCGCTGCTGCTGGACGCGTACCAGCGGCGGGACAAGGTCGGGCTGGTCACCTTCCGGGGCCGGGAGGCCGAGGTGGCGCTGCCGCCGACGTCGTCGGTGGACGCGGCGGCGGCCCGGCTGGAGCTGCTGCCGACCGGGGGGCGCACCCCGGTCGCGGCCGGGCTGCTGAAGGCCCACGAGGTGCTGCGGGTGGAGCGGTTGCGCGATCCGTCGCGCCGGCCGCTGCTGGTGGTGGTGACCGACGGCCGGGCGACCGGGGGCCCCGACGCGGTGGCGCTGGCCGCGCGGGCGGCCCGGCTGCACGAGGCGCAGGGCATCGCGTCCGTCGTCGTGGACTGCGAGTCGGGGCCGGTGCGGCTCGGTCTCGCGGGGGTCCTCGCGCGTGAGCTGGGGGGCAGCGCCGTCACGCTCGACGAGCTGCGGGCCGACTCGATCGCCGGGCTCGTCAAGGATGTTCAGGAAACCAACAGGAGGGCTGCTTGA
- the cobO gene encoding cob(I)yrinic acid a,c-diamide adenosyltransferase → MPQGQPTTVPDDGLTTRQRRNRPLLMVHTGVGKGKSTAAFGMALRAWNQGWPIGVFQFVKSAKWKVGEENALKVLGASGEGGSVVWNKMGEGWSWVQRDGQMDNEEAAREGWEQVKRDLAAETYRLYVLDEFAYPMHWGWVDTAEVIEVLRSRPGTQHVVITGRNAPQELLDAADLVTEMAKVKHPMDAGQKGQRGIEW, encoded by the coding sequence ATGCCGCAGGGACAACCGACCACCGTGCCCGACGACGGGCTGACCACCCGTCAGCGCCGCAACCGTCCGCTGCTGATGGTGCACACCGGCGTCGGCAAGGGGAAGTCGACGGCGGCCTTCGGGATGGCGTTGCGCGCCTGGAACCAGGGCTGGCCGATCGGGGTCTTCCAGTTCGTCAAGTCGGCCAAGTGGAAGGTCGGCGAGGAGAACGCCCTGAAGGTCCTCGGCGCGAGCGGCGAGGGCGGGTCCGTCGTCTGGAACAAGATGGGCGAGGGCTGGTCGTGGGTGCAGCGCGACGGCCAGATGGACAACGAAGAGGCGGCGCGCGAGGGCTGGGAGCAGGTCAAGCGCGACCTGGCCGCCGAGACGTACCGGTTGTACGTGCTCGACGAGTTCGCGTACCCGATGCACTGGGGCTGGGTCGACACCGCCGAGGTGATCGAGGTGCTGCGGTCCCGTCCCGGCACGCAGCACGTGGTGATCACCGGCCGCAACGCGCCGCAGGAGCTGCTGGACGCGGCGGACCTGGTGACCGAGATGGCGAAGGTCAAGCACCCGATGGACGCCGGTCAGAAGGGCCAGCGGGGCATCGAATGGTGA
- a CDS encoding cobyrinate a,c-diamide synthase: MNVPRLVIAAPSSGSGKTTVATGLMAAFAGRGLAVSPHKVGPDYIDPGYHTLATGRPGRNLDAYMCGPDRIAPLFAHGARGCDLAVVEGVMGLYDGASGQGELASTAQVAKLLRAPVVLVVDASSQSRSVAALVHGFASWDPRVRLGGVILNKVGSQRHEMLLREALEESGVPVMGVLRRAGQLAVPSRHLGLVPVAERRGDAVDAVAAMRAQVVAGCDLDALLALAASAPPVGGGAWDAAAEVAGHGGAVVPPAGDRAGPRRIAVASGAAFTFSYAEHTELLTAAGAEVVPFDPLRDEALPEGTRGLVIGGGFPEVYASELSANAALRRSVVELVASGAPVAAECAGLLYLARSLDGLPMCGVLDAEARMSERLTLGYREAVAVSDSVLAASGTRVRGHEFHRTVLEPGAGPVPAWGMHQPERRVEGFVHRGVHASYLHTHWAAVPGMARRFVERCGG; the protein is encoded by the coding sequence GTGAACGTTCCTCGACTGGTGATCGCCGCGCCCTCGTCGGGCAGCGGCAAGACCACCGTGGCCACGGGGCTGATGGCAGCCTTCGCCGGGCGGGGCCTCGCCGTGTCCCCGCACAAGGTCGGGCCCGACTACATCGATCCCGGCTACCACACGCTGGCCACGGGGCGGCCGGGGCGCAACCTCGACGCGTACATGTGCGGCCCCGACCGGATCGCGCCGCTGTTCGCGCACGGGGCGCGGGGCTGCGACCTGGCGGTGGTCGAGGGGGTGATGGGGCTGTACGACGGTGCGTCGGGGCAGGGCGAGCTGGCGTCGACCGCCCAGGTCGCCAAGCTCCTGCGGGCGCCCGTGGTGCTGGTCGTGGACGCGTCGTCGCAGTCGCGTTCCGTGGCCGCGCTGGTGCACGGTTTCGCCTCGTGGGACCCGCGGGTGCGGCTGGGCGGGGTGATCCTGAACAAAGTCGGCTCCCAGCGCCACGAGATGCTGTTGCGGGAGGCGCTGGAGGAGTCCGGCGTGCCGGTGATGGGGGTGCTGCGGCGGGCCGGGCAACTGGCCGTGCCGTCACGTCATCTGGGCCTGGTCCCGGTGGCGGAGCGGCGGGGCGACGCGGTGGACGCGGTGGCGGCGATGCGGGCGCAGGTGGTGGCCGGGTGCGACCTGGACGCGCTGCTGGCGCTGGCCGCCTCCGCGCCTCCGGTGGGCGGCGGGGCGTGGGACGCGGCGGCGGAGGTGGCCGGCCATGGTGGAGCCGTCGTGCCGCCCGCCGGTGACCGGGCGGGACCGCGGCGGATCGCCGTCGCCTCCGGTGCGGCCTTCACCTTCTCCTACGCCGAGCACACCGAACTGCTCACCGCCGCCGGGGCCGAGGTCGTGCCGTTCGATCCGCTGCGGGACGAGGCGCTGCCCGAGGGGACGCGGGGGCTGGTCATCGGTGGCGGGTTCCCCGAGGTGTACGCCTCGGAGCTGTCCGCCAACGCGGCGCTGCGCCGGTCGGTCGTCGAACTGGTGGCGTCCGGGGCGCCGGTGGCCGCCGAGTGCGCGGGGCTGCTGTACCTGGCGCGCTCGCTGGACGGGCTGCCGATGTGCGGGGTCCTCGACGCCGAGGCGCGGATGTCCGAGCGGCTGACGCTCGGTTACCGGGAGGCGGTGGCGGTCTCCGACAGTGTGCTGGCCGCGTCCGGCACCCGGGTGCGCGGGCACGAGTTCCACCGGACCGTACTGGAGCCGGGGGCCGGGCCCGTTCCGGCGTGGGGCATGCACCAGCCCGAGCGGCGGGTCGAGGGCTTCGTGCACCGGGGCGTGCACGCGAGCTATCTGCACACGCACTGGGCCGCGGTGCCCGGCATGGCCCGCCGGTTCGTCGAGAGGTGCGGGGGATGA
- a CDS encoding ZIP family metal transporter, whose protein sequence is MAVFVALGAFLMTLVGGWVAQRVTDRRHLVLGFAGGLMLGVVGLDLLPEAIEAAGEPVFGVPAALLLFVGGFLLAHLVERLLAVRRAAHGAGEERAPQVGLTAAAAMVGHSLMDGIALGAAFQVGAGMGAAVALAVITHDFADGFNTYTITSLYGNARRKALIMLFADAAAPLVGAATTLVFTLPEQLLGCYLGFFGGALLYLAAAEILPEAHHEHPARSTLLCTVAGVGFIWLVVGIAD, encoded by the coding sequence ATGGCGGTGTTCGTCGCGCTCGGCGCGTTCCTGATGACCCTGGTGGGCGGCTGGGTCGCCCAACGCGTCACCGACCGCCGCCACCTGGTGCTCGGTTTCGCCGGCGGACTGATGCTCGGCGTGGTCGGCCTGGACCTGTTGCCGGAGGCGATCGAGGCCGCGGGCGAACCCGTCTTCGGCGTCCCGGCCGCGCTGCTGCTGTTCGTCGGCGGCTTCCTCCTCGCCCACCTCGTGGAACGGCTGCTCGCCGTGCGCCGGGCGGCACACGGCGCGGGCGAGGAACGGGCGCCGCAGGTCGGACTCACCGCGGCGGCGGCGATGGTCGGCCACAGCCTGATGGACGGCATCGCGCTCGGCGCCGCCTTCCAGGTCGGCGCGGGCATGGGCGCCGCCGTCGCCCTCGCCGTGATCACGCACGACTTCGCCGACGGCTTCAACACCTACACGATCACCAGCCTGTACGGGAACGCCCGCCGCAAGGCCCTGATCATGCTGTTCGCCGACGCCGCGGCGCCGCTCGTGGGCGCCGCGACGACCCTGGTGTTCACCCTTCCGGAGCAACTGCTCGGCTGCTATCTCGGTTTCTTCGGCGGTGCCCTGCTCTATCTCGCCGCCGCCGAGATCCTGCCCGAGGCGCACCACGAACACCCGGCCCGCTCCACGCTGCTGTGCACGGTCGCCGGGGTGGGCTTCATCTGGCTGGTGGTGGGCATCGCGGACTGA